The Topomyia yanbarensis strain Yona2022 chromosome 3, ASM3024719v1, whole genome shotgun sequence nucleotide sequence ACTCCTACCGATGATTACAAGTAAACTGCGTTTGTTTACTAGTACTGGCTCAGCTGTGTGGGTAGACCGATGACATTTCTCGCACAGCTGGGTAGCCATAATTTATGTTGTGTTTACACCAGTACAGTAAACCAACGTTTTCTTCTCAGTCGGGTAAACGGTGTAGCGGTCGAGGGGTGCATAAATTATTTCAGGGTGAAGTAGTACACTCGCAAACAGGTACCGATGGCGTTCATTCGGATATTTACAAGAATTACATAAGACTATCTTATGAAAATAGTAAGAGACACATTTGGATAATTTCCCCTCTAAATCATAAGACAGACTTataaaattcattaaaaaaccttatgtctgaaagtcataagtattttttatggaaattcaatgtaaatttcgcTCGGTATTGCAATGCGATCGGTATCGTTAACGGATGCTTTGTGTAGGCTAGCagcttcggcaacagcattAACTGATAGGTACGATTAGCGATGGGATTAGACTGAAATGAAGGAATTTTTGATAAACTACTCACCAAACTTTAGTTCAAAAGCGAATACAGCTGCGATTAAGTCTCCACTTACCATGCAATTTGCCTGCGGGGGAGGCCATTCCGCTCGTGTTCGTAGTATAGTACCCAGCAAGATTGTCTTAAGATAGAGCAATACTAGTATTTTCAGATGTACACGAATCACCACCAGCGTTTGCTGAATCCGACTGGTACCTAGAGTAGCTTCAACTGAAAAGAGCAGTGATCCTCACTATCACTCTGTGGCTCTCACAACACATTGTACGGCATTGGTTCCAACCGATATTTTTCCTGTTTAAAATATTGCCAAATTTTCATCGCGGTCACGCTGTGCAGAATTCCTTGGTCGAGAAAGTCAACCATTTTTAGGTTTCGTACAGGCACCGACAATACCTTTTCACACACCAGTCACAACGTCGATCGGTTGCTTAgcttcccagttaaactcattccggaaccggttcggatttctgaatggagtcattatggattccaaatgaaatgcaacaaccgattccgactcagaatcggttgttgcatttgatttggaatccataatgactccattcaggattccgaatcaaattccgaatggtttgaccgggttacAGTGAGGTAACAATCAAACTactctaagggccgatttcttcacccttgcTTAACGTTTAAGTCAGGTTTAAACTTTCtggtaaacctggtttaaaagttaaacgAGGTGAAGAACTCGGCCCTAAGTATATTGATGCTTGAGCCAGTTAAATCGTTGTTGGCGGAGGGCATCTGTTCGCTGCACATGCGCTTAATCCAATGTTAACCAATCTGGCTGACACAATCAATCAAAAAATCCAACAGTATGTTTACAGTGTTTTCAAAGTACGCTCGAATAGGATTGATTTTAAGTCAGATTCTTTTGACGGTAGTTAAACTATCCGCTTGCATCGCGGTGAAAACAGTGCATAGTGCATGTCGGGCCAATTTTACAAGATGGTCCTTGTGTGCTGACTTTGCTTCATATTCGCGATTCAGTGCTTTGCTTCGTAGCTATAGAAGACTGCCGGGAATTAAAATttgattaatataaataaatataattacATATTCAACATCTCTGGAAAATAATAACCAAGGGTGTTTTTCTGgcacatttggtcggtgttaaatcagaccggactaagtgacaaaatattgatttcgagaaaaacgagtttaaagtttgaatcgcagcatcctttacattatgattggaaattaatttttgccataattcttgtttattgttacatatttcaaatctggcaacagTCGATTGTAGCTGACGattttctttatccagtgctatcgttatctcatttttttatgttttgcgacttagtccggtctgacttaacaccgaccatttcttTCCCATTTTCCAAGTAGAtagtttgtttatatttatttaccCGTATCGAGGCCTGCGTTGATGATTTTCGTCAGAACACATCAAACCAACGTTGATCAATCTGTGGCGCCACTAAGCGGTGAGTGCAGTCAAATCTGAAGGGACCGGAGTAACTCATTCTACAAGTGTAAAATGAGCCACATATTTTTTATAACTTGTTCGTATGATTCACGTCTTTATTATTTGTCTTTGGTTTCACCctcttagggcatgttcaggagcgttttattttgtataggagttccaaagtagaactggaactgacacattcacatccccagcactcagcagagcgttttgttttataatttcgaacagttttattttaaaagagatgatccataaatgacgtagcatttttgagtgatttttaacacccccctcccccatcgtagcatttcgtcacaaacttctatataccccccctgataattacgtagcttgaccgtaaccctcacccccctcgttgtccccgtaaaaaaattaaaaaaatcaaacacgatgttagttagaggaAACAAGTAAGAttctcgtgacatcaggtcaacccctattcccctttaaaaaagctacgtagcatgacatgacccactacctccctgtcgtcacacatcatcacaaaatacaaaactcccccctcccccatataatgctacgtcatttatggatggtcccaaaTTTAAAACcgttagagcatgttcaggagtgtttcagttctagattcataattttgacagttctataatataaaactgaaaattttaaaactagaagcatccccagcagcagttttagcggatgctctattcagtttaaaattcttGTCTTgtcatgccttcagcgttactgcattcaaatttatttttccccagtctaccGGGTCTTAGTGTCtgtactgaaaactttgcaagtatttaaaacacagttccaaagtttttcaaatcagcaacaaatagagcGAGTAAGAGCGCGCGCAGCAAATCCTATTCCGGTTGGTAACGCGATATAATACGAATTGTTTTGCTCAATTTGCACTtcatacacggttaaataaaacaacttgcagaataagttcttttaacttacttttgagttgtgcgttgctttcgcacttatgtgttgtcaaaaacaaaacgagagattcgactcagtcgaggtcttccgtggaggaaggcacttttgagttgtttggggtatactcaaaattaggtaattcaacttaaatttgagtataaaaaacctatcaatgagttgtaatttttgttgtggttaaatggaaactaccttcaacacggtttacctaattttaagttcccccacgataccacgagattgagtcaaaggaactcaattttaggtagtttttcgtttccgtgtactgTAACATGATAACGCTATCACCCGGCCCGATCAGGCATGTTTATAAATATTTGGGTTGAGACTCGAGAAGGAATCGTCAGTGTCagtcaaaatagaaaaataagtTTTCCCTGGAAATTTTTTGTAATCGCATCAAATAACTACACCAATGGATCTGCTTGATTCTATTCTTGGATCGATGGACAAACCACCGTCCAGGGATAAGAAGGAAAAGGAAATGATAGAAAGTAAGCTTTAGTTTCTGGCCCTTAGGTAATTCCCACTGAAAATTGTCTAATTTTAGAGCAAAAGAAGGAGCTGGAAATGCTGCGCAACAAGGAGCGAGATGAATTGAATAGATTTCGGAAGTTTGTTGAAGATCGTCTTGGTCGACTGGTGAAAGATTCTAACCGCCATTACATGGATTTTCAACCGTTGGATAAAGTTCACCGTTCGGTGGTGTTAGTTGATCACTGTAGCACAACAGTATTATTTGAATTAAAATGTTGTACATTTTAGTCACGACATTGCTGAAGTTGGAGGTTTAGTAGCAATGAGTTTCGGAGTGGATGGTGTTGACAGGTACATAGTAGTGTACAAAAAAGAACACTTACCATCAGAGGATGAGCTAGCAGCTCGTAGAAACGGGGATCCATGGAACAAACAAACAGCAATGGAGTATGCGGAAAAACGCAAGCAACAGAGACTACTAGCAAATGAAGAACAGAAGGAACTTTCACACAAAAAAGAGATGACCGTTGTACCGACCAGCAACTACCAAGACAAATATGTTCATCTTATTGGTCAGGAGTCTGCTCTGGGAGCAGCAAAGAAAACTGAATCAAACAAGACCTATGGTTATGGTAAGCAATATTGCCGTTTGCATGATTTATTTACTACTGGATTCTTTTTTGTCAGTTCCTAGCGAAAATAAGCGTGACATTCGTTCGATCGAGCAAACCATGGCTGATATCCAAGCAAAAAAGAAACTCAAGGCCCAACATAGCAGCAGTATTGACTCGGGGCAGACCGGGACGTTCGAATAGACTACGGAGCCAAAGAATAACATGTAATACTAAAACCGACGTTGGTGTGGTATATTTTTAAGTTGATAATGGTTAGTTGAATTTTAAACATCAATTCACTTCATGTGAGTATTGGAATTAATTCGTTTTAAACCAATCGTGTATATGTGGAAATGGATAGGTTCCTTACGTGTTACACGATGGAGTTTGTATCTTACTACCGACGGACTAGAATAGATAGTAGAATAACTCTCTCGGATAGTGGGAAAGTTATACGGAAATGAGGAATCTGAATCAATGTAGAAACAAAAGATAAACAGAAACACTTCTCGATATAACCAGCTATATTCTGCATTACAACGAAACGGAGTCAGATTCAATATTCATTTGAAGAATCAATCCGTTGTAATGTAAAATATAGCTGGATGACATAAAGGTACATTATGCTCAAATGGTATGCCTTATGTTGATGCAGAAATAATGAATAAATATCGGTGCGCTGGaactcaaaataaaaaaaaaccattttgctCTCGCGTCTTTGGTGTTCTCGAACGGGAAGTGCTGTAATATTAGGAAAGACAAAGATGCACATCTTGAGATTCAAATCAACCCAAAGTAATTATGGGGTAATAAAATCAACCTCAATCAGATGAAGTTCTACCAGTCAGTTTTCCTGATGCTCAATTCTACATCATCCAAACATAACTGTGTGTCGCTATATCTCACCATTACATGTTCGTTGCAATTACCAGTTCTTACTTAGCATAGTAGAACCCACCCAAAACTGGTAAAATATTAGTCGTAACATTTAGCATAAGAGTCGGAACCGCGTTCAAATAATTGATTATTCTTCCAAAAGGTCAACGATCAACTAATTGTTATAGGAATTATATTTTACGTAATAAGTAAGCAATAATTAGTTTACTTACGCAAATATACCATCCAATTGTCTCTACCACATAAATACCGCTTTTTCGCGCAATATCCGAAGCCCGTACCGGGTCCATTCAGGTTCGGAGAGCCACAGTTCAGAGGCACTTTCTAAACAAGACATTATAGCTGCTCCCTTCCATGCAGTAATCTCCTGGTCGATATCCTTTGAACTGGTCACAATATTATGCTCCGATCGGAACATCAAAGGAATTTTCAAGGCTACCCGGTTCTGCAACCAATTACTTATGCCAGTGAATTTCATTCCACCACCAACAACCAAAATGCAGCCATACATTTTGCGTTTCAATTCGTCGTTCGCTAAAAACCAAAAGATTAACTATATGAAATCGACATGTTGAATCCTACTTAAACCCATCAACCAAGTAGGGTATTTGTTGGAATAAATATTTTCCCCGACATATAAAATACTTACGACATCGTTCGATGCTTTGCAAGACCGCCTGATCGATTCCGATAATTTGTCCACTCGGTAAAATAAAATCCTTCTCGCTAGCCTTGCCTTCCTTCTCCTGGTCGAGTCCTTCGACAACCATTTCCTCATCCTGGTTTTCCGTGTTTCCGAGACCACTTTCATTGGTCGTTTGTTCCAAATTTTCTTTTCCCCTTCGACCCGTTTCCCGAAGATATTCCGCATCGAAGCAATCCTCTGGGTGCGGCTGTGCCGCGCTAGGTTTTTGTGTTTTTGGAACCGATCTATTCGCACCTGTAACCGAAAATAGCTCGGTATAAAACAGCCCCAACGGTGCTACGATTGCTTCATCGCCAACTTGCAGGGTGTATTTGCATTTGGCTTGTTGTGAATTTTGTACAGTGAAAGATCTTTCCAATGAACCGCAAACATCTAGATTGACATGGCAATATTCCTCTTTCAGTTGCTTGAGTAGCATTACATCCTGTGGTTTTTTCTGGTCGCAATCCTTATATGGAAAAGCACACTTCTGAAGCATCCAGAAGAATGCTTGCGTTACATCAGCGCCTCCGTAATCCAACCGCACTCTCGTGTTAGGGTGAGATATTCCATCTTCGACGCACGAAACAGAAGTCTTTTGATCTCCCACGTCGACTACGCAAGCATATCCCAATCCGGCACCAAAGGTAGCTGCTACATGGTCCTGTAGCAGAAAACAACATCCAAACCCAATTTTGTTCAGCAGTAGTGTGGTAAATTCTTTCAAATAAGCTCTGTTGTATATGTCAGGAATGACCAAAACAGCTTTATAATTTTTCAGttgtttcaaatcgatttttagTCGATGTTTTAAAACATATTCCCAAATTTCTTGTAAGTCGGCCATAACACCAGACAAGGAACCTCCGACATCCTTGTGCAAATTCAGTTCACCCCTTTTGAGAGGAAAGTGTAAATTGAATTCACCATCGGGATTCAGCGAAACAACTTCTTCGCCAATTACAGTACTACCGGCAAGGTCATCTTTGAAATTAGTTACACTACCTTCTATAGGCTCTGCCATAGATCTTCGATTGAAAGCGGATATCTGCTGCGGAGGGGTAGCATATCTCCTGCGTCCATCCGACTGAACACAGGATTGCAACGTGTGTGAAACCTGGTAGACAGTTGAAAAGATTCAAATATCAATCCAAGCATTATATTCAGTGAACGTGATAAAATACGTACTTGCAAACGACATTCCTCAAACTCTGGTAATAGTTCCTTCGGTTTTGCGATCGGTGGAGGAAGTATTAGCTCTCGGTAAGCATGACCACCTGGCTTTCGGCGGCGGGCAATAGCGTGTAAAATTCGACAAGGATTCACATCGGAAGCTCGTCCGATTCGCAAATATAGTGAGCCCGGATGTATAACTATGATGTTTTGGGCTTGAAGATGCTAGTTTAGATAAGAGATTTGAGtatttttctataataaattaacAGTTCCTACCTCTGGTGTATCTTTGTTGTTTGCCATTTTATTGAAGCTGTAGAACAATACGT carries:
- the LOC131689741 gene encoding sperm-associated antigen 7-like, coding for MDLLDSILGSMDKPPSRDKKEKEMIEKQKKELEMLRNKERDELNRFRKFVEDRLGRLVKDSNRHYMDFQPLDKVHRSVVHDIAEVGGLVAMSFGVDGVDRYIVVYKKEHLPSEDELAARRNGDPWNKQTAMEYAEKRKQQRLLANEEQKELSHKKEMTVVPTSNYQDKYVHLIGQESALGAAKKTESNKTYGYVPSENKRDIRSIEQTMADIQAKKKLKAQHSSSIDSGQTGTFE
- the LOC131689740 gene encoding actin-related protein 8-like, coding for MANNKDTPEHLQAQNIIVIHPGSLYLRIGRASDVNPCRILHAIARRRKPGGHAYRELILPPPIAKPKELLPEFEECRLQVSHTLQSCVQSDGRRRYATPPQQISAFNRRSMAEPIEGSVTNFKDDLAGSTVIGEEVVSLNPDGEFNLHFPLKRGELNLHKDVGGSLSGVMADLQEIWEYVLKHRLKIDLKQLKNYKAVLVIPDIYNRAYLKEFTTLLLNKIGFGCCFLLQDHVAATFGAGLGYACVVDVGDQKTSVSCVEDGISHPNTRVRLDYGGADVTQAFFWMLQKCAFPYKDCDQKKPQDVMLLKQLKEEYCHVNLDVCGSLERSFTVQNSQQAKCKYTLQVGDEAIVAPLGLFYTELFSVTGANRSVPKTQKPSAAQPHPEDCFDAEYLRETGRRGKENLEQTTNESGLGNTENQDEEMVVEGLDQEKEGKASEKDFILPSGQIIGIDQAVLQSIERCPNDELKRKMYGCILVVGGGMKFTGISNWLQNRVALKIPLMFRSEHNIVTSSKDIDQEITAWKGAAIMSCLESASELWLSEPEWTRYGLRILREKAVFMW